The Nonlabens sp. Hel1_33_55 genome contains the following window.
TCTCAATCTTGGAATTATTTTGATGATCCGTTTCAAACACAAACTTCTCTGCATTTAAAATCTCGTAGTGTTCTGTATTTGCTAGAAAATTCAGGATCTCTAATAATAGTAGTATACGCTCAAAACCATTGACATTATTTAATTCATGAAGCTTCTCTCCTATTTGCTCCTTCACTGGTTTTAGAAATACGATTCCGTTTTTTGCTCTTTCAAAAAGCTGCTTGATGGGCTGGATAGCCGTTTTGCCTAAAAAGTCTTCTCCCAAGAAATCAGGTAAAAACTGAACCAATAATTCAGAACCATGATTGGGACTATCTGTAAATCCTATATGTGGCAAATTAGATCCTATTAAGATGAGCTGGCTGTTATTGTAATAGGACATATGGTTACCTATATGGCGTTTGCCTTGTCCTTTATCCACGTAAACTAACTCGATCTCAGGATGATAATGCCAGAAGGGTTTCCAGTCGTTACGCTCTGTAGTACTCTTACTTACATAGATGGTACTCTTAAATTCTGGATGAACCTTTTTAAGTACTGGATGACGTAGTTGTATTTCTTTCATAGCAATAACAAAGTTACTAATATCAAATTGCTGATATGCGCTTATTTTAACCTGATTCTATACTAAATTAACACGAAAACGATATAGTGAATAATTGACCTGATAAAATACCACACAAAATGGTCAAATCTGTTGTTTTCTATGCTTGCATAGCAATTTACCTTTGTCATGTATAACAGTTAAAAACTGAACACTATGAAAACTATCAAAAACCTAATAGCTGCAACATTGCTTTTCACAGCCTTAAACAGCTATGCCACAGAAATCGAAATCGTATCATCTGCTAACGTGACCACGTTGCAATTTTCCAACGTCAAGAAAGGTCAGCAGGTTACCATAAAGGATGATTTCAATACCATACTATATAAGGAAACAATCCAGGCAAATGGAACCTATGCTAAAAAGTTCAATCTTACAGCATTAGAAGATGGTTCTTACACCATCGAACTTACTAAGGATTATGAAATCATCGTCAAGAGTTTTGATATCAAGGCAAAACAAGTAAAATTGAACCAAAGCAATGAGGTCATGATATTCAAGCCTAATGTTAGACTGGAAGATGTAAAAATGATCATTTCCCAATTGTCATTGACAAAATCACCGCTCAACGTAGAATTATACTACAATGGCGTGCTTATTCACAATGATAAAATTACTGGAGATACCATACTTTCCAGAGTATATCAATTATCAGCAACCAAGAAAGGAAACTATAGAGTTGTCATGAACTCCAATGACCACAGTTTCACAAAGAATTTTACAATCTAAACAATACGGACTAATGTTTTATATCATAGGCTACCACTTCGGTAGCCTATTTTTTTTGCTTGGATTGACCAATCAAATTTAGCAATCGCTTAAAAAGAATTGCTTGAAGGAAATGATGTTGGTATTCCGCTTTCGCGAAAGCGAAATAAAAAAGGCTTCCTTAACACAAAGAAGCCTTTTTATTATTAGTGAAATCTGGGTTTTAAGCCATTTCTTGATCTTTCTTACTCTTGCGATATAAGTAGTCATTGAAGATATTGCGCTTTGCAAACCTGTAGCGATTGGGAGCGTTGATGAGCTTTTGGAAAATAGGTTTCTGCACGCCAAAGTACTCATAAGTCGATCCATCAGTAAAGGTGATTTCCAGTACCTGACCTTTGTGATCAAAATCTTCAATACCAGTATTGGTAGTCGTTTCCTTATAGGCATCAAGGTTAGCAGCTTTAGTCTCTGGAGCAATGCTCACAAGAAAATGATAGCCATCGATGATCTGGCGACTCATAACTTCGGCTTCTTCTTTTTTATCATCACCATCCTGGAATTTATCTGGGTGCCATTCTTTTACCAGGTTGCGGTAAGACTTTTTAAGCTCTTTGAGCTCTATAGGTCCTTCCACACTAAACATTTTCTTATACTGATTGATACGCTTCATAATAGCATTTTTTAAAAGTGCGCAAAAGTACGTCGTTAAGTTTGATATGTAGCTTTCATGAATCAATATAATTTTTAACTTTTGAATACCTTAACATTCTCATTTCCAATTGATAAATAAACTAAAAGTTTAAGAACTCTATGGTAAAAACATTTTTGATAATGTATACTTTAGGTCTACAAATCAATACATAAAACTGTGATTCATCCACATACTGAAGTAAAATTTATTAGTGACGAGATAGGCTATGGCGTCGTAGCAAAAGAGTTCATTCCTGCGGGAACCATCACCTGGGTGCTCGATAAACTTGATCGGGAATTCACACCTGATCAATACGATCAAATGGACGATGTTTATAAGGAAATCCTTGATACATATACCTTTAGAAACAACAAAGGCAAGATGATTCTATGTTGGGATATAGGTCGATTTGTGAATCATAGTTTCAAATCCAATTGTTTGACGACGGCGTATGATTTTGAGATCGCCATACGCGATATTCAGGCTGGTGAGCAGTTGACAGACGATTATGGTTACCTCAATATTTCAGAGCCTTTTGAGGCCATGGATGAAGGTACAGATCGCAAAATGGTCTATCCAGATGATTTGACACGTTTTCATGCCGTTTGGGACAAACAAATTGAGAATGTATTTCACAAAATCCCCAAACTTGACCAGCCTATGAAATCGATGATAGAGCCTACCATGTGGAACAAG
Protein-coding sequences here:
- a CDS encoding SET domain-containing protein; amino-acid sequence: MIHPHTEVKFISDEIGYGVVAKEFIPAGTITWVLDKLDREFTPDQYDQMDDVYKEILDTYTFRNNKGKMILCWDIGRFVNHSFKSNCLTTAYDFEIAIRDIQAGEQLTDDYGYLNISEPFEAMDEGTDRKMVYPDDLTRFHAVWDKQIENVFHKIPKLDQPMKSMIEPTMWNKVENIAAGREEMASILTNYYDPEKA
- a CDS encoding AraC family transcriptional regulator, which encodes MKEIQLRHPVLKKVHPEFKSTIYVSKSTTERNDWKPFWHYHPEIELVYVDKGQGKRHIGNHMSYYNNSQLILIGSNLPHIGFTDSPNHGSELLVQFLPDFLGEDFLGKTAIQPIKQLFERAKNGIVFLKPVKEQIGEKLHELNNVNGFERILLLLEILNFLANTEHYEILNAEKFVFETDHQNNSKIETIYKHINQNFKEHISLDEIADKVSMTVPAFCRYFKKSTGKTFTKLVNEYRVVHATKLLSESQMSISDVAFECGFNNFSHFNKLFKQFTGKSASKYRADLKQMVG
- a CDS encoding KTSC domain-containing protein, with the protein product MKRINQYKKMFSVEGPIELKELKKSYRNLVKEWHPDKFQDGDDKKEEAEVMSRQIIDGYHFLVSIAPETKAANLDAYKETTTNTGIEDFDHKGQVLEITFTDGSTYEYFGVQKPIFQKLINAPNRYRFAKRNIFNDYLYRKSKKDQEMA